Within Vicinamibacteria bacterium, the genomic segment CGGCCGTGTTCACCGTGACCTTGTCGGCGCCCGCGAGAAGCATGTCGCGCATGTCGTCGGGAGACCGAATCCCCCCTCCCACGGTAAAAGGAATGGTGAGTCTCTCGGCGACTCTCTCCACCATCGTCCTCTGAATGTCGCGCGCCTCGTGGGAAGCCGTTATGTCGAGGAAGACGAGCTCATCGGCCCCTTCCGCGTCGTAAAGCTCCGCCGCCTCGACCGGGTCGCCGGCATCCACGATGCCGACGAACCTCACGCCTTTGACGACGCGACCGCGGTCGACGTCGAGGCACGGAATGATACGCTTCGCGAGCATGCCCGGCGTTAGAGCTTCTCGACGGGGCCCGCGAGGATCGATTGCGCCTCGTCGAAGGAGAAGGCTCCCTGGTACAGGGCCCGGCCGACGATGACGCCCTCGATGCCCGGAAGGCCTCGCACCGCGGACAGGTGCTCGAGCGTTCCGACACCACCCGATGCGACGACCCCTCCGTCGGTAGCTCGAGCAAACGCGGCCGTCGCCTCGAGGTTTACCCCGGACAGATCGCCGTCGCGAGAGACGTCGGTGAAGACGAAGCGGTGTACGCCCCGATCGCGCCACTTTCGGCCGAATGCGTCCGGGTCGTCACTCACCATTTGCTTCCACCCTCGCACGGCGAGACGGCCCCCTTTGACGTCGACTCCGATGACGACTTTGTCGGCGGCCCGCGAAAGCGCTCTCTCCACGACGTCGGGTCTTTCGACCGCCGCCGTCCCGAAGATGATTCTGGATACGCCGATCCCGTCGAGCTCGACGAAATCTTCGTCGCTACGGACTCCCCCGCCGAGCTGGACGGGGATGTCCACGGCCTTCACGATCGCGGCGACCGGCTCGCGCTGGCGCCCTTCACCGAACGCCGCGTCCAGATCCACGACATGGAGCCAGCTGGCCCCCTGTGACTCCCAGCTCCGAGCGGCCTCGACGGGCGTCAGGTCGTAGATCTCCTCCGAGCCGTCTCTTCCCTGCCGGAGCCGGACGACGCGACCCCGGCGAAGATCGACGGCGGGGATGAGCCTCACGATGCCCCCAGAAAGTTAGCGAGCACTTTCAGACCGAGGTGTTGGCTCTTCTCCGGATGGAATTGGATTCCGCAAACCGCTCCCTGGCCCGCGACGCTGGAAAAAGACAGACCATAGTCGGTCATCGCCCAGACAATCTCTGGAAGGCGCGGCGCGACGTAGTAGGAGTGAAGGAAGTAGAAGAAGTCCCCTTCCGCGATCTCGCTCAGAAGTCCGGAGGCACGGACCGACTCGAGCTGATTCCATCCGATATGCGGGGAGAGAACCCCGTCGGGGAAACGCTTGACTTCACCCGGGAGAAGACCGAGACCTTCGACGCCGGGCGCTTCCTCACTCGATTCGAAGAGCATCTGAAAGCCGACG encodes:
- the hisH gene encoding imidazole glycerol phosphate synthase subunit HisH, with product MRVVLVDYGVGNLGSVRRAFSRIGVQTTISSDPATVESARWLVLPGVGHFGESMKNLRGRGLERALREALSRGARLLGICVGFQMLFESSEEAPGVEGLGLLPGEVKRFPDGVLSPHIGWNQLESVRASGLLSEIAEGDFFYFLHSYYVAPRLPEIVWAMTDYGLSFSSVAGQGAVCGIQFHPEKSQHLGLKVLANFLGAS
- a CDS encoding HisA/HisF-related TIM barrel protein, whose amino-acid sequence is MRLIPAVDLRRGRVVRLRQGRDGSEEIYDLTPVEAARSWESQGASWLHVVDLDAAFGEGRQREPVAAIVKAVDIPVQLGGGVRSDEDFVELDGIGVSRIIFGTAAVERPDVVERALSRAADKVVIGVDVKGGRLAVRGWKQMVSDDPDAFGRKWRDRGVHRFVFTDVSRDGDLSGVNLEATAAFARATDGGVVASGGVGTLEHLSAVRGLPGIEGVIVGRALYQGAFSFDEAQSILAGPVEKL